TGGAGCGCGGAATTTCGCTCGTGGGACCGCACCGCGATGAGCTGGAACTGGTCCTGGGCGAGGCGCCGGCAAAGGGCTATGCCTCGCACGGCGAAACGTGGTCCATGTGCCTGTCGCTTCGCCTCGCTTCCTACTACGTGATGCTCGATGACGCCCGCACGGGAGGTTCTGCCCCCATCCTCATCCTGGATGACGTGTTTGCCGAGCTCGATGTCCAGCGGCGGCGTAAACTGGCGGCAATAGTGGCCGGTGCCGAGCAGGTCCTGGTGACCGCAGCGGTGGATGCCGACATTCCGGAAGAACTGGCCGGGCGGCGCGTGAAGGTTATCCCGGGAGGAATCGATGAACAGGGATAAGGACGGCGGCCTCCAGCCAGGCCGCGATCCCGACGACATCGATGCCCCGCAGGCAGCGCTGAACCGCATGCGTGACGCGGCCGCAGCACGGGGTGAAATCCGTCGGGCCGCACCGCGCTCGGGCAGCAGCCCGCAGAAGCAGGGACGCAGCGCCCGCAGTACGCGGGGGTTCAGCCAGTTCCACGGCACGGGCCGTGATCCCTTGGGTCTCGGCAAAGTGGTGGGCCGCCTGGTTGCCGAACGTGGCTGGACCTCGCCGGTGGCGGTGGGTTCGGTGATGGCACAGTGGGGTGCCCTGGTGGGACCGGAGATTTCCGCCCACTGCACCCCGGAAAGCTTCACCGACACCACCCTGCACGTCCGGTGTGATTCCACGGCATGGGCCACCCAGCTCCGGCTGCTGAGCATCAGTTTGCTGGAGAAGTTCCGAACGGAACTCGGAGACGGCGTGGTCACCAGCATCCAGGTTCTGGGACCGGCCGCGCCGAACTGGCGCAAGGGCAGCCGCACAGTCAACGGCCGCGGCCCCCGCGATACTTACGGATAGCGGCAGGCACGGCGGCCGCCCGGGCAGGCAGCCGCCGTCGTACCTCTTGAAAAATCCACAAACGGCGTGTAGGGCGTTGAAACGGCCTTGGGGCGTATAGGAACCCAAAGACGGTACCGCTGGGGCCGTGCAGGTGGAGCCAATGGCCTCACAGAGGCACCTTGCAGGCCGTTTGTGGTCCAGGAATGCGGGAAAACGCTCTCTTTCACGGTAGAATCTCTGTAGATAACTGGGCGCCGGTGAAACGTTGACTGAGTCCGTTTTCCGGCGGGCTTAGAGCGTGCGGAAGACGGTCCCCGCAGTCAATCAAGTACCGTGCGCCATCAGTTTGTGCCTGTTGGCGGACGCCTTCCCCCGGGAAACGGCATCGGCCGGCCATCATCGAATACAGAGGAGTCGAAAGCGCCTGTGGCTAACGACAATGCAGATATCCAGGCAGTGGAACCCGCAACTGAGGATGCCCGTACACCCGATACACCGTCAGCGGCAGTGAAGCCCCGGGAATACGGGGCCAGCGACATCACAGTCCTTGAAGGCCTTGAGGCAGTGCGCAAGCGGCCCGGCATGTACATCGGTTCCACCGGCCCCCGCGGCCTTCACCACCTCGTGTATGAAGTGGTGGATAACTCGGTTGATGAGGCTCTGGCGGGATACTGCACACACATCGAAATCGTTCTTCAGGCCGATGGCGGCGTAAAGGTGGTTGACGACGGCCGCGGCATCCCGGTGGACATGCACCCCACCGAACACAAGCCCACCGTCGAGGTTGTCATGACCATTCTGCACGCGGGCGGTAAGTTCGGCGGCGGCGGATATGCCGTGTCCGGAGGTCTGCACGGGGTGGGCATCTCCGTGGTGAATGCACTCTCCAGCAGGGTGAACACCGAGGTCTGGCGCCAGGGCCACGTGTGGCGGATGTCCTTCGCAGACGGAGGCAAGACGCAGGGGGGACTCGTCCAGGGCGAAGCAACGGACCAGACCGGCACCACACAGACGTTCTACCCGGATGACACCATCTTTGAAAGCACAGACTTCGACTTCGAAACGCTGCGCGCCCGGTTCCAGCAGATGGCCTTCCTGAACAAGGGCCTGCGCATCACGCTCACGGACGAGCGCCGCGCCGCCGCGGATCCTGATGCCGACGGTGATCTGGATCTCGACGGGGTGGTCACCGAGGGTGAAGTCACCGCTGAATACCGCACCGTGGTGTACCAGTACGACGACGGACTGCTGGACTACGTCAAGCATCTGAACTCCAGCAAGAAGGTGGATGTGGTCCACGAGGACGTCATCGCCTTCGAAACAGAGGACACGGAACGCCACATCGCGCTCGAGATGGCCATGCAGTGGACCAACGCGTACTCCGAGAGCGTCCACACGTACGCCAACACCATCAACACCCATGAGGGCGGCACCCACGAAGAGGGGTTCCGCGCCGCGATGACCTCGCTCATCAACCGTTATGCACGGGAGAAGAGCATCATCAAGGAAAAAGACGACAACCTCACCGGTGACGACATCCGCGAAGGCCTCACAGCTGTTATCTCGGTAAAGCTTGCCGAGCCGCAGTTCGAGGGACAGACCAAGACCAAACTCGGCAACTCCGAGGTCAAGGGCTTCGTCCAGCGTGTGGTCACCGATGGGCTGGGCGACTGGCTGGAGCGCAACCCCGGCCCCGCACGCGACGTGATCCGCAAGGCAATTTCCGCGGCCCAGGCCCGGATGGCCGCCCGGAAGGCACGCGACAACGCACGCCGGAAGAGCCCACTGGAGTCCTTCGGCATGCCGGGAAAGCTCTCCGACTGCTCCTCAAAGGATCCCGCCAAGTGCGAGGTCTACCTTGTGGAGGGCGATTCCGCCGGCGGTTCAGCCAAGCGTGGCCGCAACCCGGAGACCCAGGCCATTCTGCCCCTGCGCGGCAAGATCCTGAACGTGGAGCGTGCCCGGCTGGACAAGGCCTTGGGCAATAACGAGGTCCAGTCCATGATCACCGCCTTCGGCACCGGAATCGGCGAGGACTTCGATCTGAGCAAGCTGCGGTACCACAAGATTGTGCTGATGGCCGATGCCGACGTTGACGGCCAGCACATCACCACATTGCTGATGACTCTGCTGTTCCGCTACATGCGGCCGCTCATTGAAAACGGCTATGTGTACCTGGCACAGCCGCCGCTGTACCGGATCAAGTGGTCCAATGCGCCGCACGACTACGTTTACAGCGACCGCGAACGCGACGCCGTGTTGACGGCAGGCCAGGCGGCCGGCCGCCGCATCCCCAAGGACAACGGGATCCAGCGGTACAAGGGTCTGGGCGAAATGGACTACACCGAGTTGTGGGACACCACCATGGACCCGGATCACCGGACGCTCCTTCAGGTCACCATGGACGATGCCCTGGCGGCCGACCAGACCTTCTCCGTGCTGATGGGCGAGGACGTCGAATCACGCAGAAACTTCATTCAGCAGAACGCCAAGGACGTCAGGTTCCTGGACATCTAGCGAGGCCCCCGGCCCGCGAGACATTCCAGAACCGACATATACCTGAAACGGAAAATACAGACTATGAGTGACGAAACACCCGAGGTTCCCGCGGAGTCCGCCGGGGCTGTGGACCCTGTGCTTGAAGGCGATGTGCTGACCGACCGAGTGGAGCAGGTTGACCTGCAGACGGAAATGCAGCGCTCCTACCTGGACTACGCCATGGCCGTCATTGTGGGCCGGGCCCTCCCGGATGTGCGTGACGGCCTGAAACCGGTCCACCGCCGTGTGCTGTATGCGATGTTCGACGGCGGCTACCGCCCGGACCGCTCCTTCAACAAGTGCGCCCGAGTGGTGGGCGAGGTCATGGGTCAGTACCACCCCCACGGCGACACAGCCATCTACGACGCCCTGGTCCGCCTGATCCAGGACTGGACCATGCGCTACCCGCTGGCATTGGGCCAGGGTAACTTCGGTTCACCCGGCAACGACGGCGCTGCCGCCCCGCGTTACACGGAAACCAAAATGGCGCCGCTGGCCATGGAAATGGTCCGGGACATCGACGAGGAAACCGTCGATTTCCAGGACAACTACGACGGCAAGAACCAGGAACCCACGATTCTGCCGGCGAGGTTCCCCAATCTGCTGGTCAACGGCTCCTCCGGCATCGCCGTCGGCATGGCCACCAACATTCCGCCGCACAACCTCCGCGAGGTAGCCGAGGGTGTCCAGTGGTATCTGGCCAACCCGGCTGCCAGCCGCGAGGAGTTGCTCGAGGAACTGCTGCTGCGCATCAAAGGACCCGATTTCCCCACGGGTGCCACCATTTTGGGCCACAAGGGGATCGAGGACGCCTACCGCACGGGCCGCGGATCCGTGACCATGCGCGCCGTGGTGAACGTGGAGGAACTCCAGGGCCGAACGTGCCTGGTGGTCACCGAACTGCCCTACCAGGCCAATCCGGACAATCTGGCCATCAAGATCGCCGAACTGGTCAAGGACGGCAAGATCCAGGGCATCGCTGACCTCCGTGACGAGACCTCGGGCCGCACCGGCCAGCGCCTGGTGATCGTGCTCAAGCGCGACGCCGTGGCCAAGGTGGTGCTCAACAACCTCTACAAGCACACCCAGCTCCAGGACAACTTCGCAGCAAACATGCTGGCGATTGTGGACGGTGTGCCGCGCACGCTGAGCCTGGACGCCTTCATCCGCCACTGGGTGACGCATCAGATGGATGTCATTGCCCGCCGTACGCGGTACCGCCTGCGCAAGGCCGAGGAGGAAGCGCACATTCTGCGTGCACTCCTGAAAGCACTGGACATGCTGGATGAGGTCATCGCCCTGATCCGCGCATCGAACACCACCGAAGCCGCGCGTGATGGCCTCATGCAACTGCTTGACATCGACGAACTCCAGTCCCGCGCCATTCTGGACATGCAGCTCCGCCGGCTTGCGGCGCTGGAGCGGCAGAAGATCCAGGACCGCCACTCCGAACTCGAAGCCATGATTACCGAGTTCAACTCGATCCTGGCTTCCGAGGAACGCCAGCGGGAAATCATCAGCACCGAGCTCGCGGAAATCGTGGCGAAGCACGGCGATGACCGCCGGACCAAGATCCTGATGGGCTTCGACGGCGACATGTCCATGGAGGACCTGATCCCCGAAGAGGAAATGGTGGTCACCATTACCCGCGGCGGCTACGTCAAGCGGACAAGGAGCGACAATTACCGTTCCCAGCAGCGCGGCGGCAAGGGCATCAAGGGTGCCCAGCTGCGCGGCGACGACGTTGTGGAACACTTCTTCGTCACCACCACCCACCATTGGCTGCTGTTCTTCACCAACCTCGGCCGCGTATACCGTGCCAAGGCCTACGAGCTGGCGGAAGCCGGGCGTGATGCCAAGGGCCAGCACGTGGCCAACCTGCTGGCTTTCCAGCCGGATGAGCACATTGCCCAGGTGCTGGATCTGCGGGACTACCAGCATTCGCCGTACCTGGTCCTGGCCACCAAGCGCGGCCTGGTCAAGAAGACCCCGCTGGAGGACTACGACACCAACCGCTCTGCCGGCGTCATCGCAATTAACCTGCGCGACGAGGACGAGCTCGTCTCCGCCCAGCTGGTCTCGGAAACCGATGACCTGATGCTGGTGTCCCGCAAGGGCCAGTCAATCCGCTTCACTGCCACCGACGAAGCCCTGCGCCCCATGGGGCGTGCAACGTCCGGCGTCACCGGTATGAAGTTCCGTGAGGACGACGAACTTCTGGCTGCCAACGTGGTGACCGACGGCTCGTTTGTTTTCATCGTCACCGAGGGCGGCTATGCCAAGCGGACAGCCGTGGAGGAATACCGCCTCCAGGGCCGCGGCGGACTGGGCATCAAGGTAGCCAAGCTTGCTGAGGAGCGCGGTGACCTCGTCGGAGCCCTGATCGTCCAGGAAGAAGACGAAGTCCTGGTGGTGATGGAAGGGGGCAAGGTGGTCCGCTCAACCGTGGCAGGCGTACCCGCCAAGGGCCGCGACACGATGGGCGTGATCTTCGCAAAACCGGACAAGAACGACCGGATCATCGAAGTGGCAAGGAACAGCGAACGTGGGCTCGAGGGCGAGGATTCCGCAGAGGATGACGTAACGTTGGCTGAAGAAGCCGGATCACACGAGGGGTCCGCAGTGGAAGCAGCAGAGGCAGAATCGGCACCGGCAGTGGAGTCAGAGGATGCCTCCAGCGATGCTGAGCTGAACGAAGACAACACCGGAGGTAACGAGTGAGCAATTCCGACTCATATCCCAAGCCGAGCAGCAACGTTCCCAGCGGGACGCGGCAGCCGGCGTCCGCCCCCCGCGTAAATGCCCCGGTGCGTCCCCAGCAGCGTCCGGGGGCGCCGTCGGGTCTCCCGGGTCAGCGCCCGGCACCGGCAGGTCAGCGCCCGGCGCTGCCCGGGCAGAGCCAGCGTTCCGGCGCTCCGGGAACTCCCGGCCTGGTGAAGCCGGCGCCGAAGGCCAAGGTGCGCCGCGCGCGCCTGCTGGTCAGCAAGGTGGACCCCTGGTCCGTCCTGAAGATGGCCTTCCTGCTCTCGGTTGCGCTGGGCATTGTCACAGTGGTTGCCGCGATCGTGCTGTGGACTGTACTGGACCTCACGGGCATCTTTGATCAGGTGGACAGCCTGCTGGGTACGCTCGCCGGTTCTGAGGGCGGCGGCTTCGAATTGAAGAAGGTCGCCTCGCTGGGACAGGTGGCGTCCTTTGCCACCATCATCGCAGTGGTGAACGTTGTGCTGCTGACAGCCCTGTCCATGCTTTCGGCGGTGCTGTACAACATCTCGGCAACCCTGGTTGGCGGCATTGGCGTCACCCTGACGGACGATTAGGACCCGTAATTTTCCGGATATTTTCCGGTGAATTGCCTCGATTTGAGATCGGGCCGGGATGTGCTGTAAAGTCGTATCTCGGCCCGATGAGGCATCGGGGCGTATAGCTCAGGCGGTTAGAGCGCTTCGCTGATAACGAAGAGGTCCCAGGTTCAAGTCCTGGTACGCCCACGGAACCAACACGGGTTCAGGTAAAACTGAACCGGAACGGGGTGCATGTGAAGAAGTTGCTGGTTATTGCAGCTGCTGTTGCAGGCGTCCTGCTTTACAAAAAAGTGCAGGAATCCGAAGCCCGGAAAACGGTCTGGAGCGAGTCAACCGACACGGTTGATTAGCCCGCTTCCCGGACCGGAAGCTGACAAACAGCTCTCCGGTTCTAGGGTATGATTGACGGGTTGCTTCTTATGGGGGCATGGCGCAATTGGTAGCGCACCTGCTTTGCAAGCAGGGGGTTCGGGGTTCGAGTCCCCGTGCCTCCACCATAGGGAAGAGTCCCGGTCAGAGATGACCGGGACTCTTGTTTTAAGCACTGGCCCCACTCCCCACCAGCCCCAGCCCCCAACCTCGAAGTCTCGGCCAGGGAACCTGCTGCCGTTGCCCCAGGCTCTGCCACCAGGGCGGTTTCGACTTGCTCTACCACCGGCGGCCTGCCCACTACTGTTGAAGCGTGAACTTTTTCCTTGCAGCACTCGGCGTTCTGGGGGTGGCCTCCTCCGGGCCGCTGATCGCGGCCACCCTGGGTGCCACCACGGTCAGCGCCTTGGCAATCGCCTTCTGGCGCAACGCAATCGGTGCCGCTGTTATGGCCACACCCACCCTTGTCAGGGAGCCGCGCCAGTTCGGCCGAGTGACGGCCCGCGAGTTCCGGTGGTCGCTGGTGGCCGCCGTTGCCTTGGCTCTTCACTTTGCCTGCTTCATCACCTCCCTGCAGCTCACGTCTGTTGCTGCCGCCACGGCCCTGGTCTGTCTGCAGTCCGCATGGATCGCCATCTTCCAGCTGTTCAGGGGCATCAGGCACCGCTGGCAGGTGCTCGCGGGACTGGGCATCGCCTTCGGCGGAGTTGTGGCCATTACCGGGTTCGACATGGGATCCTCGCCCGGAGCACTGCTGGGTGACCTTCTGGCGGTGGCGGGGGGCGCCCTGGCCGGTCTGTACACCCTGGCGGGCGGCAAGGCGCGGGAGACCATGACAACGGGCACCTACACCACGCTCTGCTACGGAATGTGCGCAGCAGTGGTGGCGCTGCTGGCGCTGTTTTCCGGGCAGCCGCTGGTGGGGTTCGACGGCGTGGGCTGGCTGGGCATTATCGCCATCACCATCTGCGCCCAGCTGGTGGGGCACACGGCCTTCAACCATCTGCTGGCCACCATGAGCCCCCTCCTGGTTTCGATGATCATCCTGCTGGAGATACCGGGTGCCGCCCTGCTGGCGGCGGTCTTCCTCAAGGAGACCTTGCCCGCAGGGACGTACGCCGGGCTGGCGCTCATTATGGTGGGGCTTGCAGTGGTGGTGCTGGGTCAGCGTTCAGCCGGAAACCGCGTTGGCGGGAACCAGGTTCCGGAGACGCCGCTGGCTGGGCTGGGCACCGACTGAGGCCGGACGCCGCCGCCGGAAAAGCTACTGGCCGCCGCGGCGGACCGGCTGCGAGGTGTTCACGGTGTGGATGGCACGCAGCAGCTTGGCCGGGAAATACACGGAGAAGAACACCACCATGGGCGCTTTAAGGGCCATTTTCTTGACGTTGTGGGCCTTGTAGGTCCGGTCGAAGCGGGTCACATAGTAGCGGTAGTCCCGGGGCGAGTCCTCGAGCCGGCGTGCGGACATTCCGGACACCATCTGCGGCCAGTACTGGACCTTGAGTTCGTGATCTGCCAGGTGCAGGGACAGGTCAATATCCTCGTGCATCTCGTCCTTCTCATCCCGGCAGGTTTCGGCCCGGATGGTCTCCCAGGCCGAGCGCCGAAGCGCCATGTTGGAACCGAAGAGAAAATGGTACTGGTGCTTGGCCAGTTTCAGCATGAGCTGGCGCATCTTGTCGTCGGCTTTGAGCCCAAACCGGCGCATTGGCATGTCGTAGTAGACCACGGGGCCGGTGGCAGCCTGGACAGATTCATCCAGGAACGCCTTCTGGACCTGCTCCACCCAGTCCGGCTCCACCACAGAGTCTGCATCGATGCGGCCAAGAATGTCGCCGGTGGCTTGGTTCAGGCCGAAATTGCGGGTGGGGATGAGGCCCTGGTCCAGGTCCTGGCTGAGCAGGATGATGGGGCTTTCCGGATATTCCTGCTGCATCTGCCGGACAATGGCGGCCGTCCGGTCCGTGGACTTGTTGTCAACCACGATGATTTCGTGTGCCGGCAGCGATTGGTAAACGGCCGCGATGAGACACTGCCGGATGACGCTTTCCTCGTTATAGGCCGGGATGACGATAGACACGCCCGGCAGTTGGGCGGCGTCGTGCAAGGCATCCTCGGAGGATCTATCGGGTGACATCACCTCAAATTTAGCACCGATCCACAGCTTCCCGGCCGGTGCCCCGGACAAGCCCGGGAAAACGAAGGAGGGGCCCCGCGCCAGGCGGAACCCCTCCGGTTCACCGTCCGACGACGGCGGGTGCTGAATCCTACCTGTCCGTTGCCTTGTCTGCGGCGTTATGCATGTTGGCAGCGATGTTCTTCACTGCGGTTTTGGCATCACGGGCGACCTTGGCCGCAGCCTCCTGCGAATCATCAGCGATGTGCTTAGCCTTGTCGGCAGTGTCATCGGCAGCATTCTTCGCGTTGTCCGCAGCCTCATCCGCTGCGCCCTTGGCATCTTCTGCAGCGTCGGCGGCCTTGTCCGCGGCGCCATCAATGCTGCTGGCGGCCTTGTCAGCGGTTTCCTTGGCGGATTCGTTGACCGTGATGGCCGGAACGGGCGCCGGCGTTACGGGCGCGGGCGTCTTCCAGGGGTCTTCCACGGGCTTGGAGGCTTTCCAGGCGGCCACGCCCGCTGCAACCGCCGCGGCAATAATACCCACGATCAGCAGCCCGCGCTTTTTGGGCTTCTCCGGCTGGGCAAGCTGGTTGGAAACGGCCTTGCTGGCTTCCGAGGCAACTGCCTTAATCTGGCTTCCGGCTGACTGTGCCTGCGCGTGGACGTTGTGCACCACTCCGGAATCCACCAGCTTCTGTGCCATGGAATCAACATGCCCGGGCGCGCTTTCCAGCGTGCGGTGCACGGCATCGGAGGCCTGGCCGATCTGCTCGGACAGCCGCGGCAGGTACTCCACCACTACCCGGTCCCGGGCCTGGGTGATGGCCGGAGTGGCCTTGTCCAGCGCCTCCTGGATCCGGGGGGTGGCGCCTTCGACGACGTCATGGATTTTGGGCGCCAGCTGGGCCAGCCCGTCCTGGATGCGCGGGGTGACCGTGGCAACGCCGTCGGCCAGGTTATGGGCCGCTGACTTGAGTCCCTCCTGGATCCTGGGCGAAGCCGTGTCCAGGCCATGCTGGAGGCGGGGAACGGCCCAGTTCACTGCTGCTTCAACCCGGGGGGACGCCCAATCCTTGGCGTTCTCTACTCCACTGCTGACTGTATTCTCAAGTTCGCGCGCAATACGATCCGATTTCTTCACAACTACCTCCCGATTAATGTGGCGGTTCTGCAGTCAGCCTACGTGGATTGAACCCCACCGGCTATTAGTCCGGCGGATTCAGAGCGGATTTCACCCAGCGCGGAACTGACTTCCCGGCCGCATCCTCGTTGACCGGCCGTGGAAGAATGGGCGGTATGACTGCCATCGCAACCGCAAAAGCAACCATCCACACCAGCCTCGGCGACATCGTCGTCAACCTCTTCGGCAACCACGCGCCCAAGACCGTCAATAACTTCGTTGGCCTCGCCACGGGTGAGCAGGCCTGGACCCACCCGGAAACCGGTGAGGACAAGACCGGAACGCCCCTCTACAACGGCACCATCTTCCACCGCATCATCAAGGACTTCATGGTCCAGGCCGGCGATCCGCTGGGCCGTGGCGTAGGCGGACCGGGCTACAAGTTCGACGACGAAATCCACCCCGAGCTGAGCTTCAACGCCCCGTACAAGCTGGCAATGGCCAACTCCGGTATCCAGATGGGCAAGGGCACCAACGGCTCGCAGTTCTTCATCACCACCATCCCCACCGACTGGCTTCAGGGCAAGCACAGCATCTTCGGCGAGGTTGCGGACGAGGAATCCCGCAAGGTTGTCGACGCCATTGAAGGTGTGCGCACCGGCATGGGTGACCGCCCGGTTGAAGACGTCACCATCAACAGCATCGACATCGAACAGCTCTAACCACCAAAGCATGAGCTACGGAATTCCGGCGGCCGAGCCGTCCGCGCAGATCCCGGTGTGCCCCCGCCACCCGGACCGGCCCTCCTATGTGCGCTGCCAGCGCTGCGGGCGCCCTGCGTGCCCCGAGTGCCAGCGGTCGGCCGCCGTCGGATTCCAATGCGTTGACTGTGTCAACGAAACAAAACGTGCGACGCCGGCAGCCAGGACCGTCTACGGCGGCGCCGTGGCTACCGGCAAGCCACTGGTGACGTTCGGAATCATCGCCCTGTGTGCGCTGGTTTATGTACTCCAGTGGATTGTTCCCGGCGAAGCCGTGTATGAATCCTTCGCCTACGCCACCGTCTATTCCGGCACCGGATTCGGGGTCTTTGAACCCTGGCGCATGATCACCGCGGCCTTCCTGCATTCGCCGGGCTTCATCCTGCACATCGTGCTCAACATGTACACACTGTGGATCTTCGGGCAGGCACTCGAGCCGCTCCTTGGCCGCATCCGTTTCCTGGGCATCTATTTACTTTCCGCTTTCGGCGGCTCCGTGGGCTACCTGTTGCTGACGCCGGCATATATCCCCGGCCAGCCGCTGGCCGGTGTGGTGGGCGCGTCAGGCGCCATCTTCGGCCTCTTCGGGGCAATGCTCGTGGTCCAGCGGCACCGGGGAGGGGATACGAGACAGCTCTGGGTGCTGATCGCCATCAACGGTGTCATTGGGTTCATGATCCCGCAGATAGCCTGGCAGGCTCACCTGGGCGGACTCGTAACCGGCGGTCTGTGTGCTGCCGTTGTTGCGTATACTCCCCGCGGTCCGCGCCAGGGTCTCCTGCAGGCCGCTGGCCTGCTGGTCATTCTGGGGCTCCTGATCGCTGTGTCCTGGTTCCGCGTCACCGCCAGCTGACTCCGGCCCCGCTCCAACAAACTCTTCCAGCCGACCCTGCATCCGTAACGGATGCAGGGTCGGTGCGTTGTGGGGTTTTCCACAGGGGTTATCCACAATGTTGGTAACTTACATGCTTGTAGTTCAGCCCGGTAACAGTCAGACATCCGCGCCAGCTGGCGATCCTGCGCAAACGCGGCTGTTTCTATCCACAATTGTGGAAAAACGGAAAGCTGGGGGCTGTGGTTAAGTGGACAACTTTTCAGTTGGCTGCGAGCCTCAGACCGCGGGAAGACGCGGTATTCGCGGGTTCGGGGCATCGGACAGCCGTGCTCCCCCGGTCTGTGCAGGAGCAGTGGTCGGCAGCCAGAGATTTCAACAGGGTTATTCACAGTGTTAACAACTTACAAGCGTGTAGTTCACTCGGCCTGAAGTGCGGCCTGACACCGTCTGCAGCTCCTTTGGGCCGACACTGTGGATTTTTATCCACAGCTGTGGACAACTTGTGGGTAGCGTGCTGTTACTAAGTGGATAACTTCCCTGAGGAACCAATGACTGCCCCTTGCTGCGCATGCACGTGGCGGACGCCCTGGAAAACGCGAAACAGTGCAACGAGGCTGTGTTATCCACAGGGAATCCACAATGTTAATAACTTACAGCGATGTAATTCACATGACTGAAGGCGGTTTTGAGAGCCTTGACGCGCCAGACGGGCCCTGGACGGCCTCTTGGTTATCAACACTGTTGATAACTTTTCCAGCGGTGGGTCCGCGCAGGACAGAGACCCTAGTCCTGGATCCACACACCCGAGGTGCCGCGGCGGTGGCTGTCCATCAGGTGGGTATCAATCATGCCGATTGCTTCCATCAGCGCGAACATGGTGGTTGGGCCCACGAACGCGAAGCCCTTTTTCCGGAGTGCCTTGGACAGGGCAATTGACTCCGGTGACTGAGTGGGGACATCGGCAAAAGTCAGCGGCTCTGGCGTGACGCCCGGCTGGAACTGCCAGACGAAGTCAACCAGACCGCCGTCGTCACGGAGTGCAATGGTGGCCTGTGCGTTGGTGATGGCAGCACGGATCTTCAGCCGGTTGCGGACAATGCCGGCGTCCTGGAGGAGCCGTTCCTCATCAGCCTCGGTAAAGGCCGCCACCGTTTCCGGGTGGAAGTTACTGAACGCTGCACGGAACGCCGGCCGCTTGCGCAGGATGGTGGCCCAGGAGAGTCCCGCCTGGAAAGCCTCCAGGCTGATGCGCTCATAGAGCCCCTGCTCATCGCGGACGGGAATGCCCCACTCGGTGTCGTAGTACGCGCGCAGCACTTGATCCACGGCTGCCCAGGGCGGCCGTGCCAGTCCGTCGTCGCCGATGATGGTGCCGCTCTCGCCGGGGGTCATGCGTTTTCCGTCCCTTGAAGCTGGTGTGGGTGCTGAATGAAATCTGTACGATTCACTCATGGGGAATCTACACGAGGCGGGCCGCCGCATCGGAACTGCAGGGGCATGGGTTGCGGCGTTGGGCCTGGTTACCGCGTTAGGCCGGGCGGGCTCCTGGCCCTCGGCGCCGGTCATCAGGGCGGTATTCGCACAGGGGCGCCCGCGAAACCGTCACGGACATGACGGCCTATGCACCATCCGACGGGCTAAGGGTGCATCGCGACATCCCGTACAGCAACCCCGTGCCCGCCGGCACCCGCCGTGCTCGGGGCGCAGCCACGTCCCTGGACGTCTATGTGCCGGCAAAAGCGGACGCGCTTTTACCGGCGGACGGACCCTTGCCGGTAGTGGTCTGGATCCATGGCGGGGCATGGATCTCCGGCACTAAAAGCGACGTGGCCCCGTACTTGCGGTTGATCGCAGCACATGGTTATGCCGCCGTCGGACTTAACTATTCCATCG
This genomic interval from Micrococcaceae bacterium Sec5.7 contains the following:
- a CDS encoding rhomboid family intramembrane serine protease translates to MSYGIPAAEPSAQIPVCPRHPDRPSYVRCQRCGRPACPECQRSAAVGFQCVDCVNETKRATPAARTVYGGAVATGKPLVTFGIIALCALVYVLQWIVPGEAVYESFAYATVYSGTGFGVFEPWRMITAAFLHSPGFILHIVLNMYTLWIFGQALEPLLGRIRFLGIYLLSAFGGSVGYLLLTPAYIPGQPLAGVVGASGAIFGLFGAMLVVQRHRGGDTRQLWVLIAINGVIGFMIPQIAWQAHLGGLVTGGLCAAVVAYTPRGPRQGLLQAAGLLVILGLLIAVSWFRVTAS
- a CDS encoding peptidylprolyl isomerase; this translates as MTAIATAKATIHTSLGDIVVNLFGNHAPKTVNNFVGLATGEQAWTHPETGEDKTGTPLYNGTIFHRIIKDFMVQAGDPLGRGVGGPGYKFDDEIHPELSFNAPYKLAMANSGIQMGKGTNGSQFFITTIPTDWLQGKHSIFGEVADEESRKVVDAIEGVRTGMGDRPVEDVTINSIDIEQL
- a CDS encoding glycosyltransferase family 2 protein, which translates into the protein MSPDRSSEDALHDAAQLPGVSIVIPAYNEESVIRQCLIAAVYQSLPAHEIIVVDNKSTDRTAAIVRQMQQEYPESPIILLSQDLDQGLIPTRNFGLNQATGDILGRIDADSVVEPDWVEQVQKAFLDESVQAATGPVVYYDMPMRRFGLKADDKMRQLMLKLAKHQYHFLFGSNMALRRSAWETIRAETCRDEKDEMHEDIDLSLHLADHELKVQYWPQMVSGMSARRLEDSPRDYRYYVTRFDRTYKAHNVKKMALKAPMVVFFSVYFPAKLLRAIHTVNTSQPVRRGGQ
- a CDS encoding DNA-3-methyladenine glycosylase I, translated to MTPGESGTIIGDDGLARPPWAAVDQVLRAYYDTEWGIPVRDEQGLYERISLEAFQAGLSWATILRKRPAFRAAFSNFHPETVAAFTEADEERLLQDAGIVRNRLKIRAAITNAQATIALRDDGGLVDFVWQFQPGVTPEPLTFADVPTQSPESIALSKALRKKGFAFVGPTTMFALMEAIGMIDTHLMDSHRRGTSGVWIQD
- a CDS encoding alpha/beta hydrolase, translating into MTAYAPSDGLRVHRDIPYSNPVPAGTRRARGAATSLDVYVPAKADALLPADGPLPVVVWIHGGAWISGTKSDVAPYLRLIAAHGYAAVGLNYSIAPECQYPTAVRQLNEALRYLVANAGDFNLDKDRIILAGDSAGAQLASQLAVMTTNPAYAVQVGITPAILATA
- a CDS encoding DMT family transporter codes for the protein MNFFLAALGVLGVASSGPLIAATLGATTVSALAIAFWRNAIGAAVMATPTLVREPRQFGRVTAREFRWSLVAAVALALHFACFITSLQLTSVAAATALVCLQSAWIAIFQLFRGIRHRWQVLAGLGIAFGGVVAITGFDMGSSPGALLGDLLAVAGGALAGLYTLAGGKARETMTTGTYTTLCYGMCAAVVALLALFSGQPLVGFDGVGWLGIIAITICAQLVGHTAFNHLLATMSPLLVSMIILLEIPGAALLAAVFLKETLPAGTYAGLALIMVGLAVVVLGQRSAGNRVGGNQVPETPLAGLGTD